One Nostoc sp. CENA543 genomic window, AATTCCCAATTAGAGGTGTTGAAAACGCGGACGGTGTTCACTACTACAACTTTTGGGAAGCCTATCTAGACTAGGAGTACAAGTTCCTCATCACATCTTGATCTCAGTAGAAAGAGGCGATAAAGATCATGACAGCAACTTTTAACGTAGGCTCAAATTCTGTTAACTCTAACACCAGCTTAGAGAAAGCTATTTTAACAGCGATCGCCGAAGCCCGCCTCACCTGTGAGCAGAACGGCGAAAACTCCCCTAACTGCGCTGTAGCCTGGGACATCGTAGAAGAATTACAAGCCGAAAAATCCCACCAAGAACAAGCCCAAAAATACAGAACTTCTCTAGATGACTACTGTGAAATGCACCCAGATGCTTTAGAGTGTCTGATTTACGATGTCTAGAGTGCTGAGTGAGGAGTGCTGTTAGCGGTAGCGCGGCGTTTAGCCGGTGCTGAGTAATCAATTCTTTAATTTTGAATTTTGAATTTTGAATTTTGAATTGATTTGTCCCCATGCCCTTCACAACAAATCAACAGCCGCCAATTGCGTCATTTGTTGAATCGCACTTAAATCCGGTGGTGGTGTTTCCTCACTTTCTGTTCCCAACCACAAGAGATATTCAATATTTCCCGCCGGGCCTGTAATTGGCGACCAA contains:
- a CDS encoding Calvin cycle protein CP12, which encodes MTATFNVGSNSVNSNTSLEKAILTAIAEARLTCEQNGENSPNCAVAWDIVEELQAEKSHQEQAQKYRTSLDDYCEMHPDALECLIYDV